Proteins encoded in a region of the Betaproteobacteria bacterium genome:
- a CDS encoding acetate/propionate family kinase has translation MAILAVNAGSSTLKFSIHPLQNGQVQSGVLTGSIQGLEPGGAPVLGWTFQGRPQTHQMPATIGDPFNQGLKSLGELLAGEPAIPTIDAIAHRVVHGGQEFSASVRVTGDVLARLDRLISLAPLHQPHNLQGIRAFQKAFPSIPQVACFDTAFHATLPEVDYGFALPQSLAERGVRRYGFHGLSYQYIMGVLQDRSTQGGGRVLMAHLGNGASLCAAREGRSCATTMGFSALDGLMMGTRTGSLDAGVLLYLIEQGWDHDQLQTLLYKQSGLLGVSGISADMRQLRADGSAAAKRAIDMFTYRVVRESGALTACLGGLDVLAFSGGIGEHDAVLRNEVCDRLAWLGVVVDPALNQLATGSEVMAIHGPDSRVEIWAVPTDEGRVAAQEAARLIRS, from the coding sequence GTGGCCATTCTTGCGGTCAATGCGGGCTCGTCAACGCTCAAATTTTCTATTCACCCTCTTCAAAATGGCCAGGTTCAATCTGGGGTATTGACGGGTAGCATTCAGGGCCTTGAACCCGGCGGCGCGCCGGTTTTGGGCTGGACGTTTCAAGGGCGCCCGCAAACCCACCAAATGCCGGCAACGATCGGCGATCCGTTTAACCAGGGACTGAAAAGCCTGGGAGAACTGCTTGCCGGTGAACCCGCTATTCCCACGATAGATGCCATTGCGCACCGCGTGGTGCATGGCGGCCAGGAGTTTTCGGCGAGCGTTCGGGTCACCGGCGATGTGCTCGCCCGGTTGGACCGCTTGATTTCGCTCGCGCCGCTGCACCAGCCACATAACCTGCAGGGTATACGGGCGTTTCAAAAAGCGTTTCCTTCCATCCCGCAGGTCGCGTGTTTTGATACCGCTTTCCATGCCACGCTGCCCGAAGTGGATTACGGCTTTGCCTTGCCGCAATCGCTGGCCGAGAGGGGCGTGCGCCGATACGGCTTTCACGGCCTGTCGTATCAGTACATCATGGGGGTGTTGCAGGATCGCAGCACGCAAGGCGGAGGTCGCGTCCTGATGGCGCATCTGGGCAATGGGGCCAGTTTGTGCGCCGCCCGCGAAGGTCGCAGCTGTGCGACAACAATGGGTTTCTCCGCGCTTGATGGCCTGATGATGGGCACGCGCACCGGTTCACTCGATGCCGGCGTATTGCTTTACCTCATTGAACAAGGCTGGGACCATGATCAGCTGCAAACCCTGCTTTACAAGCAAAGCGGCTTGCTGGGCGTGTCCGGTATTTCCGCGGATATGCGGCAACTGCGTGCCGATGGCAGTGCAGCAGCAAAGCGGGCAATCGACATGTTCACCTACCGCGTGGTGCGCGAATCCGGCGCGCTGACCGCCTGCCTGGGTGGGCTCGACGTGCTGGCCTTCAGCGGCGGCATTGGCGAGCATGATGCCGTGCTTCGCAACGAAGTATGCGATCGTCTGGCATGGCTAGGCGTTGTGGTGGATCCCGCGCTGAACCAGTTAGCCACGGGTAGCGAAGTGATGGCTATTCACGGGCCCGACAGCCGCGTGGAAATTTGGGCGGTGCCCACCGATGAAGGACGTGTGGCCGCGCAGGAGGCGGCACGGTTGATCCGATCGTGA